In one window of Armatimonadota bacterium DNA:
- a CDS encoding MFS transporter: MSETSALTMPPPEIERAIRLSYGQAMLSSIYVASTGGMFLIGYALKLGANNVQIGLMSTVPMLFVVMQLFASALVERGVSRRSMTIAGALANVSCWAFVILIPSAAGWAAPAVKVGALIAIITLVTVFAHISGNARGSWLGDLIPAGLRVTFFGRLNMYAGIVGTVFALVEGAFLDRVRHMGIGAFGWLFGFGIMFGMLNALLFVPQPDLPLARPPAGSRFVRLARETFTNVQLMLLMAWGLLWSLQSIAGPFYATYMLRDLKMPFLGVGAVNAVATLTMLAASPFWGRMVDRYGSRPVLIACTATLAPIPLIWLGMTSARAVYAAIPPLNLLAGFAVAGVSVAVNTLIYKVTPSVGRSVQFAVYSSVVMLGAAPMPALGGHLPGLLHHLGIHADLRVTFYLAVAFIAAAAWVARRISEPDSLPTRELIRNLPHHLRAPRPPRAG; this comes from the coding sequence ATGTCCGAAACGTCGGCTCTTACGATGCCGCCGCCGGAAATCGAGCGCGCGATTCGCCTGTCCTACGGCCAGGCGATGCTCAGCTCGATCTATGTCGCTTCGACGGGCGGCATGTTTCTTATTGGCTACGCGCTGAAGCTCGGCGCGAACAACGTTCAGATCGGCCTGATGAGCACGGTGCCGATGCTGTTCGTTGTGATGCAGCTCTTCGCCTCGGCGCTCGTCGAGCGCGGCGTGAGCCGGCGCAGCATGACGATTGCGGGAGCGCTCGCCAACGTCTCTTGTTGGGCGTTCGTCATTCTCATCCCCTCCGCGGCGGGGTGGGCGGCGCCCGCGGTGAAGGTCGGCGCGCTGATCGCCATCATCACGCTCGTCACGGTGTTCGCGCACATCTCCGGCAATGCCCGCGGGAGCTGGCTGGGCGACCTCATACCGGCCGGCTTGCGCGTCACCTTCTTCGGCCGCCTCAACATGTACGCGGGCATCGTCGGCACCGTCTTCGCGCTCGTCGAAGGGGCATTCCTCGACCGCGTCAGGCACATGGGAATCGGGGCGTTTGGCTGGCTGTTCGGGTTCGGCATCATGTTCGGCATGCTCAACGCGCTGCTCTTCGTGCCGCAGCCGGATCTTCCACTGGCCCGACCGCCGGCGGGCAGCCGCTTCGTTCGGCTGGCGCGGGAGACCTTCACCAACGTGCAACTGATGCTGCTCATGGCATGGGGCCTGCTGTGGTCACTCCAGTCAATCGCCGGCCCGTTCTACGCCACCTACATGCTGCGCGATCTGAAGATGCCATTCCTCGGCGTCGGCGCGGTCAATGCGGTGGCGACGCTGACCATGCTGGCCGCGTCGCCGTTCTGGGGCCGCATGGTGGACCGCTACGGCAGCCGCCCGGTGCTCATCGCGTGCACGGCGACGCTCGCGCCGATCCCGCTGATCTGGCTCGGGATGACGAGCGCTCGCGCGGTGTACGCCGCGATCCCACCGCTGAATCTGCTCGCGGGGTTCGCCGTCGCCGGGGTATCGGTGGCGGTCAACACTCTGATATACAAGGTCACCCCGAGCGTGGGGCGCTCGGTGCAGTTCGCGGTGTACTCCTCGGTCGTGATGCTCGGCGCGGCGCCGATGCCGGCCCTCGGCGGGCATCTTCCGGGACTGCTCCACCACCTCGGGATTCATGCCGACTTGCGGGTGACGTTCTACCTCGCGGTGGCGTTTATCGCCGCCGCCGCGTGGGTCGCGCGCCGCATCAGCGAGCCGGATTCCCTGCCGACCAGGGAGTTGATCCGCAACCTGCCGCACCACCTTCGCGCGCCGCGTCCGCCGCGGGCCGGATAG
- a CDS encoding ABC transporter permease, with translation MKRLLNRFLRAQQSGLILVILLLGFLLTLFAGSHVDRLTGREVNNFLNSYALMQTATDACFFAIMAIGVTMVIISGGIDLSVGSTYAVSGVIMAIALRASGTTGSAATVGLGLALCLGIGVVCGALNGLMVVGLRVHPFIITLGTMWVFRGIAFVASKAESILVPASLTAVAKSSLGLSSAVYPVPMLVMLVITLIGEVFLLRTVMGRDVYAIGGNPEAARYCGLRIGRVLIAVYAISGLTAGIAAFVGGSFYGSVSCADATGYELYVIAAAVVGGASLVGGRGSAVSAMLGAVLIVLIRQSIRTLHFDQNYEWIIIGCAIIIAVVLDRVNAQLAERRIARMAGGVEVPAPPQDDMPPSTNPET, from the coding sequence ATGAAACGCCTGCTCAACCGCTTCCTGCGTGCCCAACAGTCGGGGTTGATCCTGGTCATCCTGCTCCTCGGCTTCCTGCTGACCCTGTTCGCGGGATCGCACGTGGACCGGCTGACCGGCCGGGAAGTCAACAACTTCCTCAACTCCTACGCCCTGATGCAGACCGCCACCGACGCCTGCTTCTTCGCCATCATGGCGATCGGGGTCACGATGGTCATCATTTCCGGCGGCATTGACCTCTCGGTGGGATCCACCTACGCGGTGTCGGGCGTCATCATGGCCATCGCGCTGCGCGCGTCGGGGACGACGGGATCCGCCGCGACCGTCGGCTTGGGCCTCGCGCTGTGCCTCGGCATCGGCGTCGTCTGCGGCGCGCTTAACGGACTGATGGTGGTCGGCCTGCGCGTGCATCCCTTCATCATCACGCTGGGCACGATGTGGGTCTTCCGCGGCATCGCCTTCGTCGCCAGCAAGGCGGAGAGCATCCTCGTTCCGGCTAGCCTCACCGCGGTCGCCAAGAGCTCCCTCGGCTTGAGCTCGGCGGTCTATCCCGTGCCCATGCTCGTCATGCTGGTCATCACGCTAATCGGCGAGGTCTTCCTGCTCAGGACCGTGATGGGGCGCGACGTCTACGCGATTGGAGGAAACCCCGAGGCGGCCCGGTATTGCGGTCTGCGGATCGGCCGCGTCCTCATTGCCGTGTACGCGATATCCGGCCTGACCGCGGGCATCGCCGCCTTCGTCGGCGGCAGCTTCTACGGCTCCGTGTCATGCGCCGACGCGACCGGATACGAACTGTACGTCATCGCCGCCGCGGTGGTCGGCGGCGCCAGCCTGGTTGGGGGCAGGGGCAGCGCGGTCAGCGCCATGCTCGGCGCCGTGCTCATCGTGCTCATCCGCCAGTCCATCCGCACCCTGCACTTCGACCAGAACTACGAATGGATCATCATCGGCTGCGCGATCATCATCGCGGTCGTGCTGGATCGAGTCAACGCCCAACTGGCGGAGCGGCGGATCGCGCGCATGGCTGGGGGCGTCGAAGTCCCGGCGCCGCCGCAGGATGACATGCCACCGTCAACCAACCCCGAAACGTGA
- a CDS encoding substrate-binding domain-containing protein has product MKRNVLLFVVGCAVVAALAAGCRGPGTPVQAPDETIRIAMIAKSSTNPVFLSARTGAEAAAKDLSEKHGIDIVIDWRTPPTEDGQVQAQRITQAVNEGDDVVLLSCSDASKVIGSIDDAVARGVPVMTFDSDAPDSKRFAFYGVDDVKTGELVMAELAKQLGGKGSVAILAGNQNAPNLRKRVEGVKKEAAKYSQIKLAGTFYHTETPQDAAAEVLRVMNAYPEITGWAMVGGWPLFTTTLLNDLDPARVKVVAVDALPAQLPYVEKGIAPVLLAQPTYLWGYVSVEKIVDKVFLNKDVPEINPMELVRVDRRSLGDWARQLKEWGFTDVPEKYLEMT; this is encoded by the coding sequence ATGAAACGAAACGTGCTGCTGTTCGTCGTGGGCTGTGCAGTCGTTGCGGCCCTCGCCGCCGGGTGCCGCGGGCCGGGCACCCCAGTCCAAGCGCCGGACGAGACGATCCGCATCGCCATGATCGCCAAGAGCTCGACCAACCCGGTGTTCCTGTCGGCGCGCACGGGCGCGGAGGCGGCGGCGAAGGACCTGTCCGAGAAACACGGCATAGACATCGTGATCGACTGGCGCACGCCGCCGACCGAGGACGGCCAGGTGCAGGCGCAGCGCATCACGCAGGCGGTCAACGAGGGCGACGACGTCGTCCTGCTCTCGTGCTCCGACGCAAGCAAGGTCATCGGCAGCATCGACGATGCCGTCGCCCGCGGCGTCCCGGTGATGACCTTCGACAGCGACGCCCCGGACTCGAAGCGCTTCGCTTTCTACGGCGTGGACGACGTCAAGACGGGCGAGCTCGTCATGGCCGAACTCGCCAAGCAGCTCGGCGGCAAGGGCAGTGTGGCGATACTGGCGGGCAACCAGAACGCGCCCAACCTGCGCAAGCGCGTCGAGGGCGTGAAGAAAGAGGCCGCGAAGTATTCGCAGATCAAGCTCGCCGGCACGTTCTATCACACCGAGACACCGCAGGACGCCGCCGCCGAGGTGCTGCGCGTGATGAACGCCTACCCCGAGATTACCGGCTGGGCGATGGTCGGCGGGTGGCCGCTGTTCACGACGACGTTGCTCAACGACCTCGACCCGGCAAGGGTGAAGGTGGTCGCGGTGGACGCGCTGCCCGCCCAGCTGCCGTACGTCGAGAAGGGCATTGCGCCCGTGCTGCTCGCGCAGCCGACCTATCTCTGGGGTTACGTCTCGGTGGAGAAGATCGTGGACAAGGTCTTTCTCAACAAGGACGTCCCCGAGATCAACCCGATGGAGCTCGTCCGCGTTGACAGGCGGAGCCTGGGCGACTGGGCGCGCCAGCTCAAGGAATGGGGCTTCACCGACGTCCCGGAGAAGTACCTCGAGATGACGTAG
- a CDS encoding sugar ABC transporter ATP-binding protein, which yields MNDNPVVEFKGVTKRFPGVVALDDVSVRIARGACHGLVGENGAGKSTLGRILAGIYRPDSGHVVVDSRPVRLASPRDALAAGIGIVHQELAFCENLSVAENLCLGQTPAKGPFVSRGRMIERALDRLRAIGARVDVERRLGELPISQQQIIQIAAAVGRGARILIFDEPTSSLSQAETERLFELIKRLQRDGVTSIYISHRLSEVFRLCETITVLRDGQVVATRPTSELDEAALVRLMIGRPYEAYFPSHLEAEPGEELLRVEGLSSAGKFESVSFTLRAGEILGLAGLVGSGRTEIAQALFGLDPLVGGRVFIAGAPADIAGRPAAAMELGLGLIPEDRKRHGLVLPMTAKQNITLPTLHRLARMGWIRSKAEESLARRYFDLMRIRAPSMNVVSAGLSGGNQQKLVIARWLAAQCRILLVDEPTRGVDVGTKAEIHGLIDRLAREGSGILLISSELPEILNLSTRMLVLRHGRIAGKLSREECTQEAVMRLMAGMDGS from the coding sequence GTGAACGACAATCCCGTCGTCGAATTCAAAGGCGTCACCAAGCGCTTTCCGGGCGTGGTGGCGCTGGATGACGTCAGCGTACGCATCGCGCGCGGCGCATGCCACGGGCTCGTCGGCGAGAACGGGGCCGGCAAGAGCACACTCGGCCGGATCCTCGCCGGCATCTACCGGCCGGACAGCGGGCACGTCGTCGTGGACAGCCGGCCGGTTCGTCTGGCCAGCCCGCGCGACGCCTTGGCCGCAGGCATCGGCATCGTCCACCAGGAACTCGCGTTCTGCGAGAACCTCTCTGTCGCGGAGAACCTGTGCCTGGGCCAGACTCCCGCGAAGGGGCCGTTCGTGTCCCGCGGGCGGATGATCGAACGCGCGCTCGACCGGCTGCGCGCGATCGGGGCGCGGGTTGATGTCGAGCGGCGGCTCGGGGAACTGCCGATCAGCCAACAGCAGATCATCCAGATCGCGGCGGCGGTCGGCCGCGGCGCGCGGATTCTCATCTTCGACGAGCCGACGAGCAGCCTCTCGCAAGCCGAAACCGAGCGCCTGTTCGAACTGATTAAGCGGCTTCAGCGCGATGGCGTGACGTCCATTTACATTTCCCACCGCCTGTCGGAGGTGTTCCGCCTCTGCGAGACGATCACGGTGCTCCGCGACGGCCAGGTCGTCGCGACCCGCCCGACCTCCGAACTCGACGAAGCAGCGCTGGTGCGGCTGATGATCGGCAGGCCGTACGAAGCGTATTTCCCGTCCCACCTCGAAGCCGAGCCCGGAGAGGAACTCCTGCGCGTGGAAGGGCTGTCGAGCGCGGGCAAGTTCGAATCGGTCTCGTTCACCCTGCGCGCGGGGGAAATCCTCGGGCTTGCAGGGCTCGTCGGATCGGGGCGGACGGAAATCGCTCAAGCGCTGTTCGGCCTGGATCCGTTGGTCGGCGGCCGCGTGTTCATCGCGGGCGCGCCGGCCGACATCGCGGGGCGGCCGGCGGCGGCGATGGAGTTGGGCCTGGGACTGATTCCCGAGGACCGCAAGCGCCACGGGCTGGTGCTGCCCATGACGGCGAAGCAGAACATCACCTTGCCGACGCTGCACCGGCTGGCGCGTATGGGATGGATTCGCAGCAAGGCGGAGGAGAGTCTGGCGCGGCGGTACTTCGACTTGATGCGCATACGAGCGCCGAGCATGAACGTCGTGTCCGCCGGCCTCTCCGGAGGCAATCAGCAGAAGCTCGTCATCGCCAGGTGGCTCGCCGCGCAGTGCCGCATTTTGCTGGTGGACGAGCCCACCCGCGGCGTGGACGTCGGGACCAAGGCGGAGATCCACGGCCTGATTGACAGGCTCGCCCGCGAAGGCAGCGGCATCTTGCTCATCTCGAGCG